A section of the Methanocaldococcus sp. FS406-22 genome encodes:
- a CDS encoding gamma-glutamylcyclotransferase: MEYVFVYGSLRKGFWNHEAYLKDSKFIGKGKTKEKYAMYANIIPYVVENEKISHIVGEVYEVDEKTLERIDCLEGHPHFYRRKKVPIILESGDEIEAWIYFYPEPCGVLVESGDYKDYRG; this comes from the coding sequence ATGGAGTATGTGTTTGTCTATGGGAGTTTAAGAAAGGGCTTTTGGAATCATGAGGCTTATTTAAAAGATAGCAAATTCATTGGAAAAGGCAAAACCAAAGAGAAATATGCCATGTATGCCAATATCATTCCCTACGTTGTTGAAAATGAGAAAATCTCTCACATTGTTGGAGAAGTTTATGAAGTTGATGAAAAAACCTTGGAGAGGATTGATTGCCTTGAAGGACATCCACACTTCTATAGAAGAAAGAAAGTTCCAATAATTTTAGAATCTGGGGATGAAATAGAGGCTTGGATATACTTCTATCCGGAACCTTGTGGAGTTTTGGTAGAATCTGGAGATTATAAGGACTATAGGGGATAA
- a CDS encoding class II glutamine amidotransferase, with protein sequence MCELLGICFNKKVNVNLSLNSFKHRSEEHPNGWGIAFYPDGFVRLIKEPIKMNDALLAECVRWTKIKSKIFIAHIRKASAGSESYVNTHPFIRRLDGREIAFAHNGTLLGYEDLELDGYYPIGETDSEYVFCYLLSQIGRRGIEWNKEGFDELLDILRRKINKYGAFNCLFSDGEYLFAYRDCKGRRKLHFLKRKPPYGRIRLEDEDYVINLGDVKSANEEGFIIATNPLTNENWMSFENGELIVFKNGEMIYSNKRLTDLELKILKILRESPHRVSLRNIIKNLNRLSRNIRYDSSVVRIGIRSLLDKGYIKQNGTDTVSWNHLDATFYTKPEKREEIDRRLREFEW encoded by the coding sequence ATGTGTGAGTTACTTGGAATTTGCTTTAATAAGAAAGTTAATGTTAATTTATCCTTGAATAGCTTTAAGCATAGGAGTGAAGAGCATCCGAACGGTTGGGGAATTGCATTCTATCCAGATGGCTTTGTTAGATTGATAAAAGAGCCGATTAAGATGAATGATGCTTTATTAGCTGAATGTGTTAGATGGACTAAGATAAAATCAAAGATATTCATTGCCCACATAAGAAAGGCGAGTGCTGGAAGTGAATCTTATGTTAATACCCACCCATTCATTAGAAGATTAGATGGTAGGGAGATTGCCTTTGCCCATAATGGGACTTTACTTGGATATGAGGATTTAGAGCTTGATGGGTATTATCCAATTGGAGAGACGGATTCAGAGTATGTATTCTGCTATCTGCTATCTCAAATTGGAAGGAGAGGGATTGAGTGGAATAAGGAGGGGTTTGATGAGTTATTGGATATATTAAGAAGGAAAATTAACAAATATGGGGCTTTTAATTGTTTATTCTCTGATGGAGAGTATTTGTTTGCTTATAGGGATTGTAAAGGTAGGAGAAAGTTGCATTTCTTAAAGAGAAAGCCACCCTATGGAAGAATTAGGTTGGAGGATGAGGATTATGTTATAAACTTGGGGGATGTTAAAAGTGCAAATGAAGAGGGGTTTATTATAGCTACAAATCCTCTAACTAATGAGAATTGGATGAGTTTTGAAAATGGGGAGTTGATAGTGTTTAAAAATGGGGAGATGATTTACTCTAATAAGAGATTAACTGACTTAGAATTGAAAATATTAAAAATCCTTAGAGAAAGCCCACATAGGGTTAGTTTAAGAAATATTATTAAAAATCTCAACCGTTTATCTCGAAATATAAGATATGATAGTTCTGTTGTGAGAATTGGGATTAGAAGTTTGTTGGATAAGGGATATATTAAGCAGAATGGTACGGATACTGTAAGTTGGAATCATTTAGATGCAACGTTTTATACAAAACCAGAGAAGAGGGAAGAGATTGATAGAAGGCTTAGAGAATTTGAATGGTAG
- a CDS encoding AAA family ATPase gives MINKEALKEKIIEYFKNKHKDEWERDKERIIRDIDALIKDGELIKSYNDESIRTLGKNLNDNVLKMLESGEIDRAKEFVMEIINHPEYEKTTTVYYALKLLKEETIKRNLHITPYQKDSYKNATFFEVYLDDKILSDRRLFISSFSKLERLFYEVMYIAKVIRNKSGAKWRGITNKELIGIVAKVAWSFNRWRGISQDLKEFHLRNRYGYDFVKKFGYAHEFWNFNEEFDSEYYYGFVQTTNNPVEFIGKNGLIVFISKNVVDGKWYFVGFYGIGEYLRDEYDTQKRIIDLLPEEIKKNIKNHIEESEGKEREYLERVISGEETYKANLRSKKEYSTVFDEDAYVEISTKDISVGQVGFSYIGQNENIKPETIKRILMKAKENHENLLKQNLDENRRKEIERIIEKIDKVLELYFKDIENNSGGGTIPEELKEKIDKILDNKGQIILYGVPGTGKTWLAWNYVKEKTGNDDSKYEFITFHQSYSYEDFIEGFRPKNDKNGNITYEVEDGIFKKMCILAIWEVLKDKIFENVNFYKVSLGEKHEKEIFDYCIENNEIAVGYNDDTDYTGCKTIEELKEKRNKDEGFESIKNIVLEMKKGDIVLVSYGLDKIRAIGKVVGDYEYRKDSPLNKYGFYQFRKVKWLWIGKNEDEYINVKDIRDTNFWQNTLYKLDKNSLNIEFLKEFIINNLPYKEIKEIVVKKLKEHKKSKNVFKEGYFENAPKYYLIIDEINRGNISNILGELITLLEMDKRLTGKNEVIVTLLYSKEPFAVPPNLYIIGTMNTADRSIALLDIALRRRFGFIEIEPEGELLTENKLLENWRKICKKMRNIKKLKMRLMNYLMS, from the coding sequence GTGATAAATAAAGAAGCTCTAAAAGAAAAAATAATAGAATATTTTAAAAATAAACATAAAGATGAGTGGGAGCGTGATAAAGAGAGGATTATAAGAGATATTGACGCATTGATTAAAGATGGAGAGTTGATTAAAAGTTATAATGATGAGTCTATTAGAACATTAGGAAAAAATCTAAATGATAATGTTCTTAAAATGTTAGAGAGTGGAGAAATAGACAGAGCTAAGGAATTTGTAATGGAGATTATAAATCATCCAGAATATGAAAAAACTACAACCGTATACTATGCATTAAAATTGCTAAAAGAAGAAACCATTAAAAGAAATCTACATATAACTCCATATCAAAAAGATTCATACAAAAATGCCACATTTTTTGAAGTTTATTTAGATGATAAAATTTTATCAGATAGAAGATTGTTTATTTCATCATTTTCTAAACTTGAGAGGTTATTCTATGAGGTAATGTATATTGCTAAGGTAATTAGGAATAAAAGTGGGGCTAAATGGAGGGGAATTACTAATAAAGAACTTATAGGTATTGTTGCAAAAGTTGCGTGGTCATTTAATAGATGGAGAGGGATAAGCCAAGATTTAAAGGAATTTCATCTTAGAAATAGATACGGTTATGATTTTGTAAAAAAATTTGGATATGCTCATGAATTTTGGAATTTTAATGAGGAATTTGATTCAGAGTATTATTATGGATTCGTTCAAACAACAAATAATCCAGTTGAATTTATTGGAAAAAATGGGTTAATAGTATTTATATCAAAGAATGTTGTAGATGGGAAATGGTATTTTGTTGGATTTTATGGAATAGGAGAATACTTAAGAGATGAATATGACACTCAAAAAAGGATAATAGATTTACTTCCAGAAGAAATTAAAAAGAATATTAAAAACCATATTGAAGAATCAGAGGGTAAAGAAAGAGAATATCTTGAAAGAGTGATAAGTGGTGAAGAAACATATAAAGCAAATTTACGAAGTAAAAAAGAATATTCTACAGTTTTTGATGAGGATGCCTATGTGGAGATTTCTACAAAGGACATTTCAGTGGGGCAGGTAGGATTTTCATATATTGGACAAAATGAAAATATAAAACCAGAGACAATAAAAAGGATTCTAATGAAAGCAAAGGAAAATCATGAAAATCTTTTAAAACAGAACTTAGATGAAAATAGAAGAAAAGAAATAGAAAGAATTATTGAAAAAATAGACAAAGTTTTAGAATTGTATTTTAAAGATATTGAAAATAATAGTGGGGGTGGTACTATTCCAGAAGAATTAAAAGAGAAAATAGACAAAATTTTAGATAATAAAGGACAAATTATACTTTATGGTGTTCCTGGAACTGGAAAAACATGGTTAGCATGGAATTATGTTAAAGAAAAAACTGGAAATGATGATAGTAAGTATGAGTTTATAACATTTCATCAATCCTATTCCTATGAGGACTTTATTGAGGGCTTTAGACCAAAAAATGATAAAAATGGAAATATTACCTATGAAGTTGAAGACGGAATATTTAAGAAAATGTGTATTTTGGCAATTTGGGAGGTTTTAAAGGATAAAATTTTTGAGAATGTTAATTTTTACAAAGTATCATTAGGAGAAAAACATGAAAAAGAAATATTTGATTATTGCATTGAAAATAATGAAATAGCAGTTGGTTATAATGATGATACCGATTATACTGGATGTAAAACCATAGAAGAATTAAAGGAAAAAAGAAATAAAGATGAAGGATTTGAATCAATTAAAAATATTGTATTGGAAATGAAAAAAGGGGATATTGTATTAGTATCTTATGGTTTGGATAAAATACGGGCTATTGGTAAGGTTGTTGGTGATTATGAGTATAGAAAAGATTCACCACTTAATAAATATGGGTTTTATCAATTTAGAAAAGTGAAATGGCTTTGGATTGGGAAAAATGAGGATGAATACATTAATGTAAAAGACATACGGGATACCAACTTTTGGCAAAATACCCTATACAAATTAGATAAAAATAGTTTGAATATTGAATTCCTCAAAGAATTTATAATAAATAATCTTCCTTATAAAGAAATTAAAGAAATCGTTGTTAAAAAACTAAAAGAGCATAAAAAATCAAAAAATGTATTCAAAGAAGGGTACTTTGAAAATGCACCAAAATACTACCTAATAATTGATGAAATAAACAGAGGAAATATATCAAACATCTTAGGAGAGTTAATAACACTCTTAGAGATGGACAAGAGATTAACGGGCAAAAATGAGGTTATAGTTACATTGCTATATTCAAAAGAGCCGTTTGCAGTTCCACCAAACTTATACATTATTGGAACAATGAACACAGCAGATAGAAGCATTGCCTTATTAGATATTGCCTTAAGGAGAAGATTTGGATTTATAGAAATTGAGCCAGAAGGGGAA
- a CDS encoding TM2 domain-containing protein gives MDEMEAMQIKDFVKDMDKTQRIVYYEQKKKSVGIAVLLSLVIPGAGQMYLGKVGKGIIILLTFWLIIPYLYGIYDAYKSAKDYNAQLYSIIFSKEKDEENKS, from the coding sequence ATGGATGAGATGGAGGCAATGCAGATTAAAGATTTTGTAAAGGATATGGATAAAACTCAGAGGATTGTTTATTATGAGCAGAAAAAGAAGAGTGTTGGCATTGCAGTATTGCTTAGCCTTGTAATTCCTGGAGCTGGGCAAATGTATCTTGGAAAGGTTGGAAAGGGGATTATAATACTATTAACATTTTGGCTTATCATACCATATCTTTATGGGATTTATGACGCCTACAAGTCTGCAAAGGATTATAATGCCCAACTTTATTCGATAATTTTTAGTAAGGAGAAAGATGAGGAAAATAAATCCTGA